The following coding sequences are from one Pigmentibacter sp. JX0631 window:
- a CDS encoding CBS domain-containing protein translates to MIVSDIMTKDPVLCTPDVTLLKCAQLMSEYDCGEIPVVNTFEEKKIIGVITDRDITSRGVAKNLIPSSSIVEECMSKIKYTLNKNDSLEKCIKIMSDNQVRRLPVVDENFSCIGIVSQAQISRFCSSITSGNLLREISSP, encoded by the coding sequence ATGATTGTATCTGATATTATGACAAAAGATCCCGTCCTTTGCACACCTGATGTTACTTTGCTAAAATGCGCACAATTAATGTCTGAATACGATTGCGGAGAAATACCTGTTGTTAATACATTTGAGGAGAAAAAAATAATAGGAGTTATAACTGATAGAGATATAACATCTAGAGGAGTAGCAAAAAATTTAATTCCTTCTTCTTCAATAGTTGAAGAATGTATGAGTAAAATTAAATATACTTTAAATAAAAATGATAGTTTGGAAAAATGTATTAAAATAATGTCTGATAATCAAGTTAGAAGATTGCCAGTGGTAGATGAAAACTTTTCTTGTATTGGGATAGTTTCTCAAGCACAAATCTCTAGATTTTGTTCAAGTATTACGAGTGGTAATTTGTTACGAGAGATCTCTAGCCCATAG
- a CDS encoding DUF2326 domain-containing protein — MLKSVKANNSKFKPVIFKKGLNVIIAEKSHKSSDEDTRNGVGKTSIIEIIHFCLGGEAKKGLSFNKKELAGWSFTIDLEINEKNLSICREISDASKFYILEDSGQIFSNFKEDNGKKYVSEKQINTALGELIYNIPKSSQKYSPSFRMLFSYSARKGIEAYSSPFKYFPNQQPWQIQVCNTYLMGLSSEYASELQTIKDEKKILKELKKSLQSGILSRFIGDLGELESIKINLMTEVNNLDNQINTFKVHPQYEEIETRVNELTKNIHDLSNKNVTDRLLLSNYSDAIKLEKKNINISDIETMYEEVNIIFPDLIKKRISDIKNFHSSVVKNRNLYLRDEIKILEKSILERNVRIKEITEERAKYFTILKNHGALAEYNSLSERFVMKKNELEEIKSKINDLKKIKHGESEIRIRQEQLNLKIGRDYEERQLQRDKLINIFSQNTRSLYEKPGQLVLNYKESGYDFNIEIERSSSSGIKFMEILCYDLLIAEVNSENKSGPMFLIHDSTIFADVDERQILKAIQLAKNKSLEHNFQYICCMNSDKMPEGLKSGDSSILQDIVLELKDYPEEAGLFGFRF; from the coding sequence GTGCTAAAATCAGTTAAAGCAAATAATTCCAAGTTTAAGCCAGTCATTTTTAAGAAAGGTTTAAATGTTATTATTGCAGAAAAAAGTCATAAATCTAGTGATGAAGATACTCGAAATGGTGTAGGTAAAACTTCAATAATTGAAATTATTCATTTTTGTCTAGGAGGAGAAGCTAAAAAAGGGCTTAGTTTTAATAAAAAAGAACTTGCTGGTTGGTCGTTTACAATTGATTTAGAAATTAATGAAAAAAATCTTTCAATATGCAGGGAAATTTCGGATGCATCTAAATTTTATATTTTAGAAGATAGTGGGCAAATATTTTCAAATTTTAAAGAAGATAATGGCAAAAAATATGTAAGTGAAAAACAAATTAACACTGCATTAGGAGAATTAATTTATAATATTCCTAAATCATCTCAAAAATATTCACCAAGCTTCCGGATGTTATTCTCCTATTCTGCAAGGAAAGGTATAGAAGCTTATTCTTCACCCTTCAAATATTTTCCTAATCAACAACCTTGGCAAATTCAAGTATGCAATACTTATCTTATGGGATTATCCTCTGAATACGCGTCTGAATTACAAACAATTAAAGATGAGAAAAAAATTCTGAAAGAATTAAAGAAGTCTCTACAAAGTGGAATTCTTAGTAGATTTATTGGTGATCTTGGAGAATTAGAGTCAATAAAGATAAATTTAATGACTGAAGTTAACAATTTAGATAACCAAATTAATACGTTTAAAGTTCATCCACAATATGAAGAAATTGAAACTAGAGTCAATGAATTAACAAAAAATATACATGATTTATCAAATAAAAATGTAACAGACAGGCTTTTATTAAGTAATTATAGTGATGCTATTAAACTTGAAAAGAAGAATATTAATATCTCTGATATTGAAACAATGTATGAAGAGGTTAATATAATTTTTCCTGATTTGATTAAAAAGAGAATTAGCGATATTAAAAACTTTCATTCAAGTGTAGTTAAAAATCGAAATTTATATTTAAGAGATGAAATTAAAATATTGGAAAAATCGATTTTAGAACGAAATGTTAGAATAAAGGAAATAACTGAAGAAAGAGCAAAATATTTTACTATTCTTAAAAACCATGGTGCATTAGCTGAGTACAATTCTTTATCTGAACGTTTTGTTATGAAAAAAAATGAATTAGAAGAAATAAAATCTAAGATAAATGATCTTAAAAAGATTAAACACGGCGAAAGTGAAATTAGAATAAGACAAGAGCAATTAAATTTGAAAATTGGAAGAGATTACGAAGAAAGGCAATTACAAAGAGATAAGCTTATAAATATATTTTCCCAAAACACGAGAAGTTTATATGAAAAACCAGGTCAATTAGTTCTGAATTATAAAGAATCAGGATATGATTTTAATATTGAAATTGAAAGATCCTCAAGTTCTGGAATTAAATTTATGGAAATATTATGTTATGACCTGTTAATTGCTGAAGTAAATTCTGAAAATAAAAGTGGACCAATGTTTTTGATTCATGATAGTACAATTTTTGCAGATGTAGATGAAAGACAAATCTTAAAAGCAATTCAATTAGCAAAAAATAAATCTTTAGAACATAATTTTCAATATATTTGTTGTATGAATTCAGATAAAATGCCTGAAGGTTTAAAATCTGGTGATTCATCTATACTTCAAGATATAGTACTTGAGTTAAAAGACTACCCTGAAGAAGCAGGCTTGTTTGGATTTAGGTTTTAA
- a CDS encoding ABC-three component system middle component 6, with the protein MILPTKNIKLEDSIIYLSGLLLNQIHETDTVSSLWERFKSSNSISSFGRYTLLLSFLYTIEAITIEDGILRKIKKC; encoded by the coding sequence ATGATTTTGCCCACAAAAAATATCAAATTAGAAGACTCAATTATATATTTGTCTGGTTTATTATTAAATCAAATCCATGAGACAGATACTGTTTCTTCTTTATGGGAAAGATTTAAATCTAGTAATTCTATTTCTTCGTTCGGTAGATATACTCTCCTACTATCTTTTCTATATACAATTGAAGCAATAACAATAGAAGATGGAATTCTAAGGAAAATAAAAAAGTGCTAA
- a CDS encoding tyrosine-type recombinase/integrase produces MREQNRTPAIKKAKEFAKTLRKEKPNYFYLKDVFKYLRIEFGIKIEKKGKKLPYVPSDEELKKFYKAVWEAKNFQDILIIKTLLYTGCRVSKIVNIKIENVDFDACQIKIQEGKGKKDRIVPFPTQFKEVLKGHIQKMKLESATYLFESSWHKKYTPRGIQKMFKRYVSEAEISESLTPHKIRHYLFRWLKSQGVDDALIQPYSGHVTRQSLEIYSRLSLNDAQVVYDEKMKKFLV; encoded by the coding sequence ATGCGAGAACAAAATAGAACACCAGCTATAAAAAAAGCGAAAGAGTTTGCAAAAACATTAAGAAAAGAAAAACCAAATTATTTTTATCTTAAAGATGTCTTCAAATATCTAAGAATAGAGTTTGGGATTAAAATCGAAAAAAAAGGTAAAAAACTTCCTTACGTTCCATCTGATGAAGAACTAAAAAAGTTTTATAAAGCCGTATGGGAGGCTAAAAATTTCCAAGATATTCTCATTATTAAAACTTTATTGTATACAGGTTGTAGAGTGTCTAAAATTGTAAATATAAAAATTGAAAATGTCGATTTTGATGCTTGTCAAATTAAAATTCAGGAAGGTAAAGGAAAAAAAGATAGAATAGTTCCTTTTCCTACACAATTCAAAGAAGTTTTAAAAGGACATATTCAAAAAATGAAGTTAGAAAGCGCAACATATTTATTTGAATCCTCTTGGCATAAAAAATATACTCCACGCGGAATTCAAAAAATGTTTAAAAGATATGTTTCTGAAGCTGAAATATCAGAAAGTTTAACCCCTCACAAAATACGCCACTACTTATTCCGCTGGTTAAAGTCTCAAGGGGTTGATGATGCTCTTATTCAGCCGTATTCTGGTCATGTAACAAGGCAATCTTTAGAGATTTATTCTCGGTTGTCTTTGAATGATGCCCAAGTAGTCTATGATGAAAAAATGAAAAAATTTCTTGTTTAA
- a CDS encoding SRPBCC family protein, translated as MTSSTENTVNDHVLVYCRPEVLYRFWLNLENLPLFMGHLKEVKKKDELNSTWIAKAPLGATVSWEATIMEKIPNEKIVWQSLPNSDVYNYGRVSFKYAIICEDPLPVYATLLEVFILYKPPLGTLGEKISSFFGENPKQKISIDLKSLKEGIENNKYMNSG; from the coding sequence ATGACTTCTTCAACGGAAAATACTGTTAATGATCACGTCCTTGTCTATTGTAGACCAGAAGTTCTTTATAGGTTCTGGCTCAATTTGGAAAATTTACCCCTTTTTATGGGACATCTTAAAGAAGTGAAAAAAAAAGATGAATTGAATTCCACTTGGATTGCAAAAGCTCCTTTAGGTGCAACAGTCTCTTGGGAAGCAACTATTATGGAGAAAATACCTAATGAGAAAATTGTTTGGCAATCGCTTCCAAATTCTGATGTTTATAATTATGGTAGGGTGTCTTTCAAATATGCTATTATTTGCGAAGATCCTCTTCCAGTATATGCTACCTTGCTAGAAGTTTTTATTCTTTACAAACCACCTCTCGGAACTCTAGGAGAAAAAATAAGTTCTTTTTTTGGTGAAAATCCAAAGCAGAAAATTTCAATAGATTTGAAAAGTCTCAAGGAAGGAATAGAAAACAATAAATATATGAATTCTGGTTGA
- a CDS encoding Tn3 family transposase, producing the protein MPPKKSNYDFDEIYKLLPHEKVLMERAREKTTVPLAILIVYYRINKTFPDELADVPKFLIKCLAEQFELDWKDCQKIFKNYDLHSRTATRHRMLIRDFFGFSESTEKNLEQFKEYLFHEKLHLECRINVLKEIADNWFIQNKLEIPAQSSVDRVIKSVLQIWENKLFSNIFTSISTSTKNEIDALLQAPTEKIIQVKRAGVVKEKKAKSGFALVKDDPGKIGLDSLMQEVKKFDLLSKISCTDISLNHLSLRVLKKYKNRVSIETIYDMRTHPETIRYPLMSIYAFVRKQEITDTIADLLIQLIHKISSNSEGKVEKELLEEIKKKVSGKNEILLNMSESSVENPKGTIEEIIFPVASEETLRAIIKELKQKGTSYHEKVHYTMRDSYSGHYRKMLPEILQRIEFRSNNYYHKPIIEGLNLLKSHLNEKNRFFNLEEENQIDSILKKSLRNYIIEEDKDGSEKINRISFEICLLQSLREGLRCREVWIVGANRYRNPDEDLPDDFDTMKKEYYEALNLPIDAKEFIKSIIVIMEKELRALNHKMSRNKKVKILDKGKGWIHLTPIDEQEEPENLKRIQKEIFKRWKHTSLLDVLKETDLRVGFTNKFSTVGTQQFLEKDILQRRLLSCLFSIGTNTGLTRVSSLIPGEHYHELSHVKKTYITKEQLRDAIATVVNATFQIRKKKIWGNTTVTCASDSKKFGAWEQNLMTEHHIRYNGRGIMIYWHVEKKSMCIYSQVKSCSSSEVSSMIEGVLRHCTDMKIEKHFVDSHGQSEIAFAFTHLLGFQLMPRLKRIHAQKLYLPHKNMKEELKNLSPILTKEIDCEIIEQQYDQMVKYATALRLGTAETESILKRFSKNPIKHPTYQALHELGKIIKTIFLCRYLDSEDLRQEIHEGLNVVERWNGINGFIFYGKNSEFASNRLEDHELSVLALHLLQVCLVYVNTLMIQEVLSEKHWFDLMEKNDFRALTPLIHSHINPYGKFTLDMKIRIPLKDILSA; encoded by the coding sequence ATGCCACCAAAAAAATCAAATTATGACTTTGATGAAATTTATAAACTATTACCTCACGAAAAAGTTTTGATGGAAAGAGCTAGAGAAAAAACGACAGTTCCATTAGCAATACTTATTGTATATTATCGTATTAATAAGACTTTTCCAGATGAATTAGCAGATGTTCCTAAATTTCTTATTAAATGTCTGGCAGAACAATTTGAATTAGATTGGAAAGATTGTCAGAAAATTTTTAAAAATTATGACTTACATAGCAGAACTGCAACAAGACATAGAATGCTTATTAGAGACTTTTTTGGTTTTTCCGAATCTACAGAAAAAAATTTAGAACAATTTAAAGAATATTTATTTCATGAAAAACTTCATTTGGAGTGTAGGATCAATGTATTAAAAGAAATAGCGGATAACTGGTTTATTCAAAATAAACTTGAAATTCCTGCACAAAGTAGTGTAGATAGAGTTATAAAATCTGTATTGCAAATTTGGGAAAATAAATTATTTTCAAATATCTTTACATCAATATCTACTTCAACTAAAAATGAAATCGATGCACTTTTACAAGCGCCAACAGAAAAAATAATTCAAGTAAAACGAGCTGGAGTTGTTAAAGAAAAAAAAGCAAAAAGTGGTTTTGCTCTTGTCAAAGATGATCCAGGAAAAATTGGTCTTGATAGTTTAATGCAAGAAGTAAAGAAATTCGACTTACTTTCTAAAATAAGCTGCACAGATATTTCTTTAAATCATCTTTCTTTAAGAGTTTTAAAAAAATATAAAAATAGAGTTTCAATAGAAACCATATATGATATGCGTACTCATCCAGAAACAATTAGATATCCTCTCATGTCAATCTATGCTTTTGTGAGAAAACAAGAAATTACAGATACAATAGCTGATCTTCTTATTCAATTGATTCATAAAATATCATCAAATTCAGAAGGAAAAGTAGAAAAAGAGTTATTAGAAGAGATAAAGAAAAAAGTTTCTGGTAAGAATGAAATTCTACTTAATATGTCAGAATCTTCTGTTGAAAATCCAAAGGGCACAATTGAGGAAATTATTTTTCCAGTAGCAAGTGAAGAAACTCTTCGAGCAATTATTAAGGAATTAAAACAAAAAGGTACTTCGTATCATGAAAAAGTTCATTATACAATGAGAGATTCTTACTCTGGACATTATAGAAAAATGCTTCCAGAAATCTTACAAAGAATTGAATTTAGATCAAATAATTATTACCATAAACCAATTATTGAAGGTTTGAATTTATTAAAATCTCATCTAAATGAAAAAAACAGGTTTTTTAATTTAGAAGAAGAAAATCAAATTGATAGCATTTTAAAAAAAAGTTTACGCAATTATATTATTGAAGAAGATAAAGATGGAAGTGAGAAAATAAATAGAATTAGTTTTGAAATATGCCTCTTACAATCACTTAGAGAAGGATTAAGATGCCGAGAAGTTTGGATTGTAGGTGCAAATCGATATCGAAATCCTGATGAAGATTTACCTGATGATTTTGATACTATGAAGAAGGAGTATTATGAAGCATTAAATTTGCCAATAGATGCAAAAGAATTTATCAAATCAATTATAGTAATTATGGAAAAAGAACTTAGAGCTCTTAACCATAAAATGTCAAGAAATAAAAAAGTAAAAATTCTTGATAAGGGGAAAGGATGGATCCATTTAACTCCAATTGATGAGCAAGAAGAACCTGAGAATTTAAAAAGAATTCAAAAGGAAATATTTAAAAGATGGAAACATACCAGTTTGCTAGATGTTCTTAAAGAAACTGATTTAAGAGTAGGATTTACAAATAAATTTTCGACTGTCGGCACTCAGCAATTTCTAGAAAAAGATATTTTACAAAGACGACTTTTATCATGCTTATTTTCAATTGGAACAAATACTGGATTAACGCGGGTAAGTAGTCTAATCCCTGGTGAACATTATCATGAATTAAGTCATGTAAAAAAAACTTATATCACAAAGGAGCAACTTCGCGATGCTATTGCAACTGTAGTGAATGCAACTTTTCAAATTAGAAAGAAAAAAATATGGGGAAATACTACAGTAACATGTGCTTCAGATTCTAAAAAATTTGGTGCTTGGGAACAAAATTTAATGACTGAACATCATATTCGATATAATGGACGTGGAATTATGATATATTGGCATGTGGAAAAGAAATCAATGTGTATCTATTCGCAAGTAAAGTCGTGTTCATCGTCAGAAGTCTCTTCAATGATAGAAGGGGTTTTACGTCATTGTACTGATATGAAAATAGAAAAACATTTTGTTGATTCCCATGGGCAAAGTGAAATTGCATTTGCTTTTACTCATCTTCTAGGATTTCAATTAATGCCACGTTTAAAAAGAATTCATGCTCAAAAATTATATTTACCTCATAAAAATATGAAGGAAGAGTTAAAAAATTTAAGCCCAATACTTACAAAAGAAATTGATTGCGAAATTATTGAACAACAATATGATCAAATGGTAAAGTATGCTACAGCTCTTCGATTAGGAACTGCAGAAACTGAATCAATATTAAAAAGATTTTCAAAAAATCCTATAAAGCATCCAACATATCAAGCTCTACATGAGTTAGGGAAAATTATTAAAACAATTTTCTTATGCAGGTATTTAGATTCAGAAGATTTAAGACAAGAAATACATGAAGGATTAAATGTTGTTGAAAGATGGAATGGTATTAATGGATTTATTTTTTATGGTAAAAATAGCGAATTTGCTTCCAACAGATTAGAGGATCATGAATTATCTGTGTTAGCACTTCACTTACTTCAGGTTTGTTTAGTCTATGTAAATACCCTTATGATTCAAGAGGTTTTAAGTGAAAAGCATTGGTTCGATTTAATGGAAAAAAATGATTTTAGAGCCTTAACTCCTCTTATTCATTCTCATATTAATCCATATGGTAAGTTTACTTTGGATATGAAAATCAGGATTCCTCTTAAAGATATTTTATCGGCTTAA
- a CDS encoding ABC-three component system protein — protein MNRSKIPDKAIKSLYGKAAGRCSFTECRKELILDGKDGASVIGEMAHIYAYGDEGPRANSSLDKLSKNSYDNLILLCPNHHTEIDKRPDKYTIESLTNMKLAHEEWISEALKENMQNVTFSELDVIIKAIANKNIPNPTQDLTLISVSTKINKNDLGKKSQEKIKYGMLKVSSVEEYLSTVLLLDADFPERLKTGFITKYNELKATSITGDDLFEEMFQFSCLNKTTDFLYSASGLAVLVYFFQNCEVFEK, from the coding sequence ATGAATCGAAGTAAAATACCTGATAAAGCTATTAAATCATTATATGGTAAAGCTGCGGGTAGGTGTTCTTTTACCGAGTGTAGGAAAGAACTTATCTTAGATGGAAAAGATGGTGCTTCAGTAATAGGCGAAATGGCTCATATATACGCTTATGGTGACGAAGGCCCACGGGCAAATTCTTCTTTAGATAAATTATCTAAAAATAGTTATGATAATTTAATACTTCTTTGTCCAAATCATCACACAGAAATTGATAAAAGACCTGATAAATACACTATAGAATCTCTAACTAATATGAAATTAGCACACGAAGAGTGGATAAGCGAAGCTTTAAAAGAAAATATGCAAAATGTTACTTTTTCAGAATTAGATGTAATTATAAAGGCAATAGCCAATAAAAATATTCCTAACCCTACTCAAGACTTAACTCTAATATCAGTATCGACTAAAATAAATAAAAATGATTTAGGTAAGAAATCTCAAGAAAAAATTAAATATGGTATGTTGAAAGTTAGTTCTGTAGAAGAATATTTATCTACTGTACTTTTATTAGATGCAGACTTTCCAGAAAGACTTAAAACAGGTTTCATAACCAAATATAATGAACTAAAAGCTACTTCTATCACAGGTGATGATTTATTTGAAGAAATGTTCCAGTTTAGTTGTTTAAATAAAACAACTGATTTTTTATACTCAGCATCAGGACTTGCTGTTCTAGTATACTTTTTTCAAAATTGTGAGGTATTTGAAAAATGA
- a CDS encoding PDDEXK nuclease domain-containing protein, whose protein sequence is MTKELISSEYIEFLEGLKSSVRNSRYKAIRAVNSELILLYHKIGSEILSTQKTFGWGSKVIALLAKDLKSSFPDMKGFSLRNLNYMRLFAESYPEIEFVQQAAAQLPWFHLVTILEKVKAHEERIFYIHQTIAQGWSRPILSHQIETNLFTRQGKAVSNFKDKLPSHQYELTQQTLKDPYIFDFLSIGNEAYDRELEISLILYMEKFLIELGSGFAFVGRQYKLEVGGDDFYIDLLMYNLKLRSFIVIDLKSDKFKPEYAGKMNFYLSAVDDLLKHPTDNPSIGLILCKTKNQIQAEYTLRDLSKPIGLSEYRLNESLPENLKSSLPTIEELEDSLKNDLNPNKNSSMIVGIAHIALLV, encoded by the coding sequence ATGACAAAAGAGCTTATAAGCTCTGAATATATCGAGTTTCTTGAAGGTCTTAAAAGCAGCGTTAGAAACTCTAGGTATAAAGCAATAAGAGCTGTTAATAGTGAACTTATTCTCTTGTACCATAAAATTGGTAGTGAAATTTTAAGTACGCAAAAAACTTTTGGTTGGGGCTCTAAGGTTATTGCACTTCTTGCTAAAGATCTTAAGTCTTCTTTCCCTGACATGAAGGGTTTTAGCTTAAGAAACCTTAATTATATGCGGCTTTTTGCAGAAAGTTACCCCGAAATTGAATTTGTGCAGCAGGCTGCTGCACAATTACCATGGTTCCATCTTGTGACTATTTTAGAGAAAGTAAAGGCTCACGAAGAGCGTATTTTTTACATACATCAAACAATAGCACAAGGATGGTCACGTCCTATTTTATCCCATCAAATTGAAACAAATCTCTTTACTAGACAAGGAAAAGCTGTTTCTAATTTTAAAGATAAATTACCTTCACATCAATACGAACTCACTCAGCAAACTTTAAAAGATCCCTACATTTTTGACTTCTTAAGCATTGGAAATGAAGCGTATGATCGAGAATTAGAGATTTCTCTTATTCTATATATGGAAAAGTTTTTAATTGAATTAGGCTCTGGATTTGCTTTTGTTGGACGTCAATACAAGTTAGAAGTTGGTGGGGATGATTTTTATATTGATCTTTTAATGTACAATTTAAAACTCAGATCATTTATTGTAATTGATCTTAAGTCTGATAAATTTAAACCAGAATATGCTGGTAAAATGAACTTTTATTTGTCCGCAGTGGATGATTTACTAAAACACCCTACAGACAATCCTTCTATTGGGCTTATTTTATGTAAAACTAAAAATCAAATTCAAGCAGAATATACCTTACGAGATCTTAGTAAACCCATTGGACTTTCTGAATATCGACTTAATGAATCATTGCCAGAAAATTTAAAAAGTTCTCTTCCTACTATTGAGGAATTAGAAGATTCCTTAAAAAATGATTTAAATCCTAATAAAAATTCATCCATGATAGTCGGCATTGCACACATCGCTCTTCTTGTCTGA
- a CDS encoding SemiSWEET family transporter yields the protein MNKKTIDFVIMTIGLFGNTMFYVQAFKIFELKSADSVSLNAFLISLLALSSWTYYGFYLKNTPLVVANLFGIFGTILVLSGIYIYS from the coding sequence ATGAATAAAAAAACTATTGATTTCGTTATCATGACGATTGGTCTTTTTGGTAATACAATGTTTTATGTTCAAGCATTTAAAATATTTGAATTAAAGTCGGCAGATTCTGTATCTCTAAATGCATTTTTGATAAGTTTACTAGCCCTTTCTAGCTGGACTTACTATGGTTTTTATCTTAAAAATACTCCGCTAGTAGTGGCAAATTTATTTGGTATATTTGGTACAATATTAGTCCTATCGGGGATTTATATTTATTCTTAA
- a CDS encoding tyrosine-type recombinase/integrase produces MIEYKRTPAIKKAKEIAKILRSEKPNYFYLKDIFKIIRKELEIKIEKKSKKLPYVPNDDELKRFYKAVWEAKNFQDMLIIKTLLYTGARVSELVNMKIVDVDFETCQIRIHEGKGRKDRITPFPIQFREVLKGHIQKMKQDSATYLFESSWHRKYTSRGIQKMFKKYVIEAEISGNLTPHKMRHFLFRWLKSQGIDDALIQPYSGHETRQSLEIYSRLAIHEAQIVYTDKMKKFPV; encoded by the coding sequence ATGATTGAATATAAAAGAACTCCAGCAATAAAAAAAGCAAAAGAAATAGCAAAGATATTAAGATCTGAAAAGCCAAATTATTTTTATTTAAAAGATATATTTAAAATTATTAGAAAAGAACTTGAAATAAAGATTGAAAAGAAAAGTAAAAAGTTGCCTTATGTTCCAAATGATGATGAGTTAAAACGATTTTATAAGGCTGTTTGGGAAGCAAAAAATTTTCAAGATATGCTTATCATAAAGACACTACTTTACACAGGAGCAAGAGTTTCTGAGCTTGTTAATATGAAAATTGTAGATGTTGATTTTGAAACTTGCCAGATTAGAATTCATGAAGGAAAAGGAAGAAAAGATAGAATTACGCCGTTTCCTATTCAATTTAGAGAAGTATTAAAAGGTCATATTCAAAAAATGAAACAAGATAGTGCAACTTATCTTTTTGAATCATCTTGGCATAGGAAATATACTTCTCGAGGTATTCAAAAAATGTTTAAGAAATATGTTATTGAAGCAGAAATATCAGGAAACTTAACTCCTCATAAGATGCGACACTTTCTTTTTAGATGGTTAAAATCACAAGGTATAGATGATGCTTTAATTCAGCCTTATTCAGGACATGAAACTCGACAGTCATTAGAAATTTATTCTCGTTTGGCAATTCACGAAGCTCAAATAGTTTATACAGATAAAATGAAAAAATTTCCAGTATAA
- a CDS encoding DUF2796 domain-containing protein — protein sequence MIKICIKLIVISTLFISPIATYSSYTKNQKLGTAHHNKAEVDIAIGLFNSKKVNIQIRIPAKEAYGFEGKSQTAEQDEKVRATDNIIREKISQIIAFPKEANCKYEIEEIENFEVASEKFDLPERGERKKGDVSYWILKADVNAYCNRVMDNQKVNIDFSKDFKEISKIFVTLIGDKKRKMTIHKPYGEVYL from the coding sequence ATGATTAAAATTTGTATAAAATTAATTGTTATTTCTACTCTATTTATTTCGCCAATAGCTACATATTCTTCCTACACTAAAAATCAAAAGCTTGGAACAGCGCATCATAATAAAGCTGAAGTCGATATTGCAATTGGCCTTTTTAATTCAAAAAAAGTAAATATTCAGATACGAATACCAGCAAAAGAAGCATATGGTTTTGAAGGAAAATCTCAAACAGCTGAACAAGACGAAAAAGTTAGAGCTACTGATAATATTATCCGAGAAAAAATTTCGCAGATTATTGCATTTCCTAAGGAAGCAAATTGCAAATATGAAATTGAAGAAATCGAAAATTTTGAAGTTGCATCGGAGAAATTTGATTTACCAGAGAGAGGAGAGAGAAAAAAAGGTGATGTATCATATTGGATATTAAAAGCGGATGTAAATGCTTATTGTAATAGAGTAATGGATAACCAAAAAGTTAATATAGATTTTTCCAAAGACTTCAAAGAAATCAGTAAAATATTTGTTACTTTGATTGGTGATAAGAAGAGGAAAATGACTATTCATAAACCGTATGGAGAAGTTTATCTTTAA